Part of the Ruegeria sp. TM1040 genome, TGCATCCTCGGCTTCGGCTCATGGCTTGAGCCCCGTTACATCTTCGCCGCAGGACGTCTTATTTAGACCAGTGAGCTGTTACGCTATCTTTAAAGGATGGCTGCTTCTAAGCCAACCTCCTGGTTGTTTTGGACATCCCACCTGCTTTCCCACTTAGCCATGAATTAGGGGCCTTAGCCGGAGGTCAGGGTTGTTTCCCTCTCCACTACGGACGTTAGCATCCGCAGTGTGTCTGCCATCTAGTACTCCCGGGTATTCGGAGTTTGGTTAGGATCAGTAAGCCTGTGGGGCCCCATTACCCATCCAGTGCTCTACCCCCCGGGGTATTCGGATGACGCTCTACCTAAATAGATTTCGCAGAGAACCAGCTATCTCCGAGTTTGATTGGCCTTTCACCCCTAGGCACAACTCATCCCGACCTTTTTCAACAGGTGTGGGTTCGGACCTCCAGTGCGTGTTACCGCACCTTCATCCTGGTCATGCCTAGATCACTCGGTTTCGGGTCTGATCCCACGAACTCATGCGCCCTATTAAGACTCGCTTTCGCTGCGCCTACACCTAACGGCTTAAGCTTGCTCGTAAGACCAAGTCGATGACCCATTATACAAAAGGTACGCTGTCAGCTCGCAAGGAGCCTCCAACTGATTGTAGGCGTTCGGTTTCAGGTACTGTTTCACTCCCCTCGTCGGGGTGCTTTTCACCTTTCCCTCACGGTACTGGTTCGCTATCGGTCAGTAAGGAGTACTTAGCCTTCGGAGGTGGTCCTCCGATCTTCAGACAGGATTTCACGTGTCCCGCCCTACTTAATACGTCCCTCAGAGCTTCCTATACGGGGCTGTCACCCGCTATGGCTGTGCTTCCCAACACATTCTAGTCACTCATCAGGCTCGGCTGGTTCCCGTTCGCTCGCCGCTACTAGGGAAGTCTCTATTGATGTCCTTTCCTCCGGGTACTTAGATGTTTCAGTTCCCCGGGTTTGCTCTTAAAACCCTATGTATTCAGGTAATAAGTACTTGATTAAGCCAGATATAAGCAGCAACCGAAGTCGCTATTATATCAAACTTTCAAGTGGGTTCCCCCATTCGGAAATCCTGGGATCAAAGCCTATTCTCGGCTCCCCCAAGCTTATCGCAGAGTATCACGTCCTTCATCGCCTCTTACTGCCAAGGCATCCACCAAACGCCCTTCTCGCGCTTGATCTGATCCAGAAAGAGACAGCCAGGTTTGATGTCCTACCGCTTCGCTACTTGAGGACTTTTGCAAGACCCAAATACCGATGCGCCAGAACCCCTGACGATCATGCGAGGCAGCTGGTAAGCACCTCGCTTCTGTTTCTGAACCAAAAAGCATACTTTCCCGCTCTTCCCTTCTTTGCCTGCGATGTCAGTCTCAGGCGAAGAGAAGAACAATGCATGATCGGGTAGATCATGCGGGTTAGTGTACTTGACTTGGACAACTACTGTCGTTTCAGGCAGGCATACATCCGGGCGTCTGAGGAAACATGACGGATCCGGGCGCTGTCCACGAGCAAGCTCGCTTCACCTATCTGAGGTCGTTCCCACACTCGGGAGGACCAACAGTGTTGTTGATTTTTCTCTCTAAACGATATCAAGGCAATCAAGCGATTGCCGCAGTGTCCGATTGGACGTTTGAACCACCCGCGCGGGGTGTCTCAAAGGTCTAATCGAACCCTCTGATCTATTGGATGACTTTTAACTGGCCGACCGCTTCGTTGCTTGAGGGCAAGAATGGTGGAGCCTAGGAGGATCGAACTCCTGACCTCCTGAATGCAAATCAGGCGCTCTCCCAGCTGAGCTAAGGCCCCATCTTAAGCGGCCTGTCGCCCGGAGGGCTACTTGAGGCCATATAACGTGACTGACACGCTAATAATGGTGGGTCGAGGAGGACTTGAACCTCCGACCTCACGCTTATCAGGCGTGCGCTCTAACCACCTGAGCTACCGACCCAGACAGACCGGTAGGTCTGTGTTTTGTTCTGAAGAGATATGAGGACGGCTCGGTCCTGATGTGATGCGCTTTGTTTGCGCATCTTCTGCTAAGTGATGCACGAGAAAGAGCAAGCTCTGTTCTGCTAGCATCATCCTTAGAAAGGAGGTGATCCAGCCGCAGGTTCCCCTACGGCTACCTTGTTACGACTTCACCCCAGTCGCTGATCCTACCGTGGCCGCCTGCCCCCCGAAGGTTAGCGCAGCGTCGTCGGGTAGAACCAACTCCCATGGTGTGACGGGCGGTGTGTACAAGGCCCGGGAACGTATTCACCGCGTCATGCTGTTACGCGATTACTAGCGATTCCGACTTCATGGGGTCGAGTTGCAGACCCCAATCCGAACTGAGACAGTTTTTTGGGATTAACCCATTGTCACTGCCATTGTAGCACGTGTGTAGCCCAACCCGTAAGGGCCATGAGGACTTGACGTCATCCACACCTTCCTCCCGCTTATCACGGGCAGTTTCCTTAGAGTGCCCAGCCGAACTGCTGGCAACTAAGGATGTGGGTTGCGCTCGTTGCCGGACTTAACCGAACATCTCACGACACGAGCTGACGACAGCCATGCAGCACCTGTCACTCGGTCACCGAAGTGAAAGCCAAATCTCTCTGGCGGTCCGAGGATGTCAAGGGTTGGTAAGGTTCTGCGCGTTGCTTCGAATTAAACCACATGCTCCACCGCTTGTGCGGGCCCCCGTCAATTCCTTTGAGTTTTAATCTTGCGACCGTACTCCCCAGGCGGAATGCTTAATCCGTTAGGTGTGTCACCGAATAGCATGCTACCCGACGACTGGCATTCATCGTTTACGGTGTGGACTACCAGGGTATCTAATCCTGTTTGCTCCCCACACTTTCGCACCTCAGCGTCAGTATCGAGCCAGTGAGCCGCCTTCGCCACTGGTGTTCCTCCGAATATCTACGAATTTCACCTCTACACTCGGAATTCCACTCACCTCTCTCGAACTCTAGACTGATAGTTTTGGAGGCAGTTCCAGGGTTGAGCCCTGGGATTTCACCCCCAACTTTCCAGTCCGCCTACGCGCGCTTTACGCCCAGTAATTCCGAACAACGCTAACCCCCTCCGTATTACCGCGGCTGCTGGCACGGAGTTAGCCGGGGTTTCTTTACCAGGTACTGTCATTATCATCCCTGGCGAAAGAGCTTTACGACCCTAGGGCCTTCATCACTCACGCGGCATGGCTGGATCAGGGTTGCCCCCATTGTCCAAGATTCCCCACTGCTGCCTCCCGTAGGAGTCTGGGCCGTGTCTCAGTCCCAGTGTTGCTGATCATCCTCTAAAACCAGCTATAGATCGTAGGCTTGGTAGGCCGTTACCCCACCAACTACCTAATCTAACGCGGGCCGATCCAAAGGCGATAAATCTTTCCCCCGAAGGGCACATAGGGTATTACTCACCGTTTCCAGTGGCTATTCCCTACCTTTGGGTACGTTCCCACGCGTTACTAACCCGTCCGCCGCTAGATCCGAAGATCTCGCTCGACTTGCATGTGTTAGGCCTGCCGCCAGCGTTCGTTCTGAGCCAGGATCAAACTCTCAAGTTGAAAGCAGCTTACGCTGCTATCCTTGACGTTCGAACCTCTGCACATCACTGGTTGCTTTAACAAAATCCAATCCCAAGGGCGGAACTGAACCTGCGATCTGACCCGGCTAGGAACCAGAAATGCAACCAATTATTCTCTGTCTGTTGTGCTTGGTTTCAAAAGAAACCGAAGCCGAACAAGACAGTGAAGCTGACACTCAATCATCGGACTTGCGTCCTAAGAGCGTTGATATACAGACGTTGATCCATCGAAATGAACCAAACCGCCCACATATCTCTTCAGTCATCCAACAATGTCAAAGAGCAAACACCCAAGACCCAAAAGCAGACCGTCGCGCAAATCTTAAGCGCCACCGCCTACATCCATACTTGAATGCCCCAGTCTCTCCTGAGCGTCATAACCGTCTTTCCGATCCGTCAGCAGCGTTCCCGCCGCAGCCAACCGCGCCTCAGCGCCGCCGGTGAAGCGCTGTTTATGGATACTCGAAAAGAGTCGCAACCCCAAAAAAACACCAACAACCAACAAAAATGAACTTTCTGAACTAATCACATAATATCAATGCCTTAGCCCTAAACCCCGCGCACCCCCATCCGCAAGCTACTGCTCAGACCCCGCAACAGCGCCCCACCAAAATCCTGCAAACGCCAACCCCATAACCCCTTACCCACAGCCAAACCTCACTTACCCACAGACTCGGCCCAGAATCCCACACGGAAGAAAACCGAAAACAAAGCAACAAACCTAAACAAACGCGGTGGGAACACCGACACGCTGGCGAGGGCGCGTTAGTGTATAGAGACGGTCTTGCCGATCAGAGTTCGGTAAAGATCGCCGCATTCTTTCGGAACCAGGGAACCAGAAGCTCTTTGAGGGCGGCGACCTTGCGCGACTGACGCAAATCCTTGTGCGTGAGCATCCAGATCGGCGCGTAGGTCATTGTTGCAAGATGTCGAAGTGGGACCAGAGCAGGGGAGGTGCGCCCCAGAAAGACTGGCATACGCAGCGCGCCCATCCCTGCTTCGGCGGCGGCCTTCAGCGCCACCATGTCATCAAATCGCGCACGCACACGGGAGTTGGGATGAATAGCCCATGCGACCTTGGGAGGTGCCTTGTGATGTGTATAGAGCACCCAATCCAAGGGCGCCTCCGGTGACCGAGCTGCCGCCTCTGCCACCTCGGGCGCCGCAAAACAGGCGCTCTTTTGGGCCGTCAACTGACGCCCGATCAAAGTCTCCCCCGGTTCCGAGCTGATCCGGATCGCCAAATCTGCCTCTCGTCTGTTCAGATCCAAGAGATCATTGCTGGCCTTCACCACAAGTTCGACCTCGGGGTAGAGGTCAATGAAGCGCTTCAAGACCGGGGCAAGCTGTGCCTGTATCAGGAGTTGCGGTGCAGTCAGGGTGAGACGCCCCGAGAGGGTCTGGTCCTTTCCAGTGACGCGCCGCAGCAACTGGTGTTCTTCCCTCTCCATACTCTCCGCAGCCACGGCCAAATCGCGCGCGAGCGGCATCGGCACATAGCCTTCGGGGTGGCGTTCAAACAAGGGTTGGCCCAATGCCTTCTCGGCGCGTGTCACCCTACGGGCAACGGTGGTGTAGGTCACACCCAGAGCGTCCCCTGCAGCAGCGAGTGTGCCACAGCGCACCAGAGCGAGAACCGTGCGCATATCATCCCAGTTTAACTGCATGCATGCGTTTTCGCATGACTCGAGTGCGAAAGCACGTGTTTTCGCATTTGCTCCCACGCCCCATGTTCTCCGTGTTCTACAAACAAGGAGACCAAAATGGTTTACGCCTATGCAAATATTATTGTCGCTAATGCTGACAGCCTCGCATCCTATCGCGAGAAAGCCGGAGATGCGCTCGCAAAACATGGAGGGCGGGTGGCGCAGGCAACGCCGCAACAGACCATTCTGGAGGGCGCGCGGGATGAAACCGGGCTTGGAGCGATCCTCGTGTTTGAAACAGTCGAAGGCGCAAAAGCCTGGATCAACGATCCCGCGCTCTCTGACGTGCATGCGCTTCGACGCGGCGCTGGACAAAGCACCATTACCCTGATGGCATAAACGCGTCAGGGTTGCGCATGTCTTCGATGCAGGTTCTGCCCTTGGGGGCGACACAAGCAGACATGGGCCGCTGCTTCGACCTAAAGCTGCAACACTGCATATGTGAAGATCTACGTCACCATCGATGCATGTGGCGGTTTCACTTGGCCCCATGGGCCGGCCACCCCTGCGCCTCGCCCATGTGCGTCCGTGCATCCCCACCAGAAAAAGCGGGCGCGGAGCCATAAGGTCCGCGCCCGCCATCATCAAAGATAAAGGGTGCACCGTCACTCGGCTGCGATCTGCCCTTCTGCCTTCTCAACCCGCACAGCCGAGAACTTGAACTCGGGGATCTTGCCGTAGGGATCGATTGCCGGGTTGGTCAGGATATTGGCCGCTGCCTCGACATAGGCAAAGGGCACAAAGACCATGTCTTCGGCCACCGCGCGGTCCGCACGAGCCATGATCTCGATCGAGCCGCGACGCGTGGACAGTCGAACCATCTCGCCCGGCTCAACCCCAAGGGTGCGCAGGGTACGCGGATGCAACGAACAGTTTGCCTCCGGCTCAACCGCATCCAACACAAGCGAGCGCCGCGTCATGGAGCCCGTATGCCAATGTTCGAGCTGACGCCCCGTGGTCATGATCATCGGGAAGTCCGCATCCGGGGCCTCATCCGGCGGGATCACCGAGGCAGGCGTAAATCTCGCCCGCCCCTCGGGGCGCGGGAAGCCATCGCCAAACACAATCGCCTGACCCGGGTCGGTCTCATGCAGCGAGGGATAGGTGATGGTCTCCACCTCCAGACGTTCCCAGGTGATATTGTCGAGCGACTTCATATTGAGTTTCATCTCGGCAAAAACCTCTGAAACATCACTATAGGCCCAAGGCAAACCGATCCGCTGTGCCAATTCTACGGTGATCTTCCAATCCTCGCGCGCCTCACCCGGAGGGGTGACGGCAGGCCGCACGCGCTGCACCTGACGGTTGGTATTGGACACCGTGCCGTTCTTTTCATAAAGGGTCGAGGCGGGCAGGATGATGTCGGCGAAATTCGCCGTCTCGGTCAGGAAAATATCCTGCACGATCATCAGGTCGAGCTTGGCAAAGGCCTCGCGCGCGTGATCGGCGTCAGGGTCGGACATGGCAGGGTTCTCGCCCTGAATGTACATGCCTTTGATATTGCCCGCATAAACCTGATCCACGATTTCTGTCACGGTGAGGCCCTTCTCATTGGAGAAATCGCCCCCACCCCAGACATCTGTAAAGCTGCGACGGACATCGTCAGAGGTGACAGTCTGGTAGTCCGGCAGGAACATCGGAATGAGACCCGCATCCGACGCACCCTGCACATTGTTCTGACCCCGCAAGGGGTGCAGGCCCGCACCGGGTTTACCGACATTGCCTGTCATCAAGGCCAGCGAGATCAGGCACCGCGAGTTGTCAGTGCCGTGAATGTGCTGGCTGACGCCCATGCCCCAGAAGATCATCCCCGCCTCGGCACCTGCAAAGGTCCGGGCCACACGGCGCAGCTGCTCTGGCTCGATGCCGCAGATTTCCGACATCTTTTCTGGCGTGAACTGGCGCAGGTGCTCTTTTTCAGCCTCCCAGTTTTCGGTCCAGCGGTGGATATACTGGCTGTCATAGAGCTCTTCTTCCACGATCACGTTCATGATCGCATTGAGCATCGACACATCGGCACCTGGACGGAACTGGAGCATCTCGTCCGCATATCGGCGCATGCCGACACCGCGCGGATCCATCACAATCAGCTTGCCACCGCGTTTGGTGAACTGCTTGAAATAGGTCGCAGCAACAGGGTGGTTCTCAATCGGGTTGGCGCCGATGATGATCGCTACATCCGCGTTCTCGATCTCGTTGAAGGTTGCGGTCACAGCCCCCGAGCCCACGTTCTCGATCAGTGCCGCCACAGAAGAGGCATGACACAGGCGGGTGCAGTGATCGACGTTGTTGTGCTTGAAGCCCTGACGAATAAACTTCTGGAAGAGATAGGCTTCTTCATTGGTGCATTTTGCCGACCCAAAACCTGCGACAGATTTGGGGTCTGCGTCCCGCAGCTTGATCAGACCTTTCGCGGCCAGATCCATCGCCTCATCCCAGCTTGCCTCGCGGAAGTGAGTCATCAGGTTCCCGGGATCGACATTCAGCCCTTTGTCCGGTGCATCCTCGCGACGGATCAGTGGTTTGGTGAGGCGGTGCGGATGGTGGATATAGTCAAAGCCGAAACGACCTTTCACGCAGAGACGGCCTTCGTTCGCGGGGCCATTGATGCCCTCGACATATTTGACCTTACCATCTTTCACCTTGAGCGAGACTTTGCAGCCGACCCCGCAGAAGGGGCAGACGCTTTCGGTTTCTGAATCAAAGTCCTTGCGATCGCCCACCTGGTTTTCATCCACCACGGTCGCGGGCATCAGTGCGCCCGTCGGGCAGGCCTGCACGCATTCGCCGCAGGCCACGCAGGAGGACTCGCCCATCGGGTCGGCAATATCAAAGGTCGGATAGGCATTGTGCCCCCGGCCCGCCATACCAATCACGTCGTTCACCTGCACTTCACGGCAGGCGCGCACGCAGAGCCCGCAAGAGATACAGGCATCAAGGTTTACGCTCATGGCGACATGGCTGTCATCCAAAAGCGGGATGTGCCCCTCTTCGAGCTTGGGAAAGCGCGACTCCGAAACCCCGTTCAACTCTGCCATATCCCACATATGCGAGGACTTATCATGCGCAACCTCCTGCGCGGGCTGATCCGCAACCAGCAGCTCCATCACCATCTTTCGCGCGTTTTCGGCGCGTGCATTGTTGGTGGTGACAACCATGCCCTCACTGGGCTCGCGAATGCAGGAGGCCGCAAGCGTGCGCTCGCCCTCGATCTCGACCATGCACGCGCGGCAATTGCCGTCGGGGCGATAGCCGGGCTGCGGCTTGTGGCAGAGATGCGGGATCTTGAGGCCGCGGCCATTGGCGACTTCCCAGATGGTCATGCCAGCGTCGGCGGTGACTTGCGCGCCGTCGAGCGTAAAGGTGATTTTATCGGACATCTCTCAGATCTCCTCGGGGAAGTGTTTCATTGTGAGGCGGATCGGGTTGGGCGCGGCTTGGCCCAGACCGCAGATGGAGGCATCCACCATGGTCTGACTGAGTTCCTCAAGAAGCGACTGATCCCATTTTTCGGCCTGCATCAGTTTCACGGCCTTTTCACAGCCCACCCGGCAGGGGGTGCATTGGCCACAGCTTTCATCCTCAAAGAACCGAAGCATATTGAGCGCCGCATCCCGCGCGGAATCCTGATCGGACAACACCACCACAGCGGCAGAGCCGATGAATGATCCATGTGGTTGTAGCGTGTCAAAATCGAGCGGAATATCATTCATATGTGCAGGCAACAAACCCGAAGACGGCCCGCCCGGCTGGTAGGCCTTGAACAAGTGGCCCTCGAGCATGCCACCCGCGGCTTCGATCACATCAAGGATGGTGGAGCCAGCAGGCAGCAGATGCACGCCCGGGTTCTGGACGCGACCGGAGACGGAATAGGACCTCAGCCCCTTGCGCCCGTTCTTCTCAACCGCGTTCAGACACTCTGGCCCTTCGCGATTGATTTTCGCGATCCAATACAACGTCTCGACATTGTGCACGAGGGTCGGCCGCCCAAAGATCCCCACTTGCGCCACAAAGGGCGGGCGGTGGCGCGGCTCGCCGCGTTTGCCCTCGATGGATTCGATCATCGCGGATTCTTCGCCGCAGATATAGGCCCCTGCCCCGCGACGCAGATCGATATAGCCTGCCTCCACGATGCCCGCTTCCTCGAGCGCGCGAATCTCGCGGCGCAGGATCTCCAGAACGGCCGGGTATTCGTCCCGCATATAGATGAAGGACCTCTCCGCCTCCACCGCCCAAGCCGCAATTAACATCCCCTCAAGGAAGAGATGTGGCGTGCGCTCAAGATAGTAGCGATCCTTGAAAGTCCCCGGCTCGCCTTCATCGCCATTCACGGCGAGATAGCGCGGCCCCTCATTGGCACGCACAAAACCCCATTTCTTGCCGGACGGGAAGCCTGCACCCCCAAGACCCCGCAGCCCTGCCGACAGAACTTTTTCTTGGACCGCTTCCCAATCGCCGCTCTCGCGCAGATCTTGCAAAACCGCATAGCCGCCCTCTGCGGCATAAGACTCATAGGTCTCGTAATCGGGGATGTGGGCGTGGGTGTCATCGCTCGCGATCGCTGTCTCGACCTTTGCCAGGGTGGCGTGGTCGATGTGGTTATGACCGATCTCGAGCACCGGCGCGGTATCGCACCGCCCCATGCAGGGAGCGCGCAAAACGCGGACCTGCGCGGGGTTCATACCGTCTTCCAGCGCCTTTTTCAGTTGCTCGGCGCCCGCAAGTTCGCAGGACAATGAATCACAGACCCGGATCGTCAGAGCAGGCGGCGGTGTCTCGCCTTCTTTGACCACATCGAAATGCGCATAAAAGCTGGCGACCTCGTAGATCTCCGCCTGACCGACCCGCATTTCCTCAGAGAGCGCGCGGATATGCGCTGCGGAAATATGGCCGAATTTGTCCTGAACCAGATGCAGGAACTCGATCAACAGATCGCGATCGCGGGGACGCGCGCCCAGAAGATCCAGGATCTCGGTATGCGCCTGATCGTCTAGCTGACGACCTTTTGGGGTTTTGCGCCCCTTGCCGCGTCCGGATTTCCAAACGCCAGATGTATTGTCCAGAGGTGCCATGGGTGTCTCCCGGTTCAGGTGCCGTAGGCCCGGGATCACACCCTCTACTTATTTGGTCAAATTCGAATGCGCGAAGGCGCAATCAGCGTTGCTTATGATGCAAACGCAGCGACCTAGAGTGGCCCCGCTGCGATCACAGCCTTGAGTGCCCGGATGGTCGTCAGTTCAGGCTGACGCTCGACAGAGGCCAGGCAAATCGGCCACGAGGGCTCGGGATCGACCAACCGCAATGTGCGTGTCCCTTGAAGTGGCCCCAAGGCTTCGACCAGGGCCTGAGGAAGGATGGTGGCCACCGACCCGGCCCGCGCCATCACCAGTGACGCCATAAAGCCACTGGACTCCGAAACGATCTCTGGTCGCAGATCGAGATCGGCAAAAATCCGGTCCAGAATACGCCGGTTCTGCATTTGCGGCTCCAGCAAACTCAACGGCAGCTGTGCCGCATTGCGCCACGACATCTGCGTCTCGTGTCCCGACAGCATCTGTTCGGAGGCAAAGACAACATAGGCCTCGTCGTAGAGATCCGTGACGCTCATGTCGTCGCGACCGACGCTGTCGCTGTAGGTCACCCCCACATCCAGCGTCCCATCATAGAGCCGCTGCTGAATGCTGAGCGAGGTGGTGACTTCGAGGCGCACGAAGACCCGAGGATGCGCCTGATGCATCCGATCCACAAGCTGCGCCGCGTAAGAGGTCGCCGTTGGCACAACCCCGATCACCAAAGTCCCGGTCACTTCGCCACGGGCGGCAGCAATTTCCTGATCAAGCGCCTTTGCGTCGTCGAGAATCCCACGCGCGCGCTCCACGATCATCTGGCCTTCCGCCGTGAGTCCCTGAAACCGATTGCCACGGCGCACAATCGAGAGTCCCAGCTTATCCTCGAGGCTGCGAATGCGCATCGAGAACGCGGGTTGCGACATATGGCACGCCTCAGCCGCCCTCGCGAAATGCTGGTGGCGCGCCAGGGCTGTTAACAATTGCAGATCTTTAAGTTCAATCATCCGCGCTTACTGGCCCTGTTTTGACTCGCACTGGCGATTTCAGAGGTCATAAATCACTCAAAATGTCACGTAATTTCGCATCCATAGACGCGCACATTGGCGCAGAAAATGCGCAAAGGCACAACCGACCGCTCAGGACAAGGGTACGTATCTCGTTGATACTATAGGTTAATCCCAACTGCCATTCTATCCTCGCGCTGCGACTGCCGAAGTGAGGCGCGCGCTTACGGTCAATTAATTGGCTGGTAAACTCTCTGCTTTACCCCATTAAACCATAATCTTCGCGGATGTCCCCGATATGAAGGAGTTAAATCGTGCGTCTCGTAACCACAGTTGCGGCCCTGCTCTTGGCCGTCCCGGCGATCGCTTCAGATGAGTTCACCCCGGCCCTTGAGGCCTACATGAACGATGAAATCATGAACTGGGCCAATGCCCCAGAGATCGTCGCGGCGATCAAGGCGCAAAATGATGCACACGCCGGCCTTACCCAGACTCAGATCGAGGAAATGGACCAGGCCTGGCGTGGTACGGTCGCTACGCCTCAGAATGACCCCATCGCACCAGTGCTCGAAAATCCGGTCGCAGACGCATTGCGCGCCCGTATCGATGCCTCCATGGGCGCCATGACGGAAATTTTCATCATGGATGAACACGGACTGAACGTAGCTGCCTCCGATGTCACCTCGGACATGTGGCAAGGGGACGAAGCAAAATTCCAGGACACCTATGGTAAGGGCGCAGGCAGCGTTCACATCAGCGGGGTCGAGCTCGATGAGTCCACACAGCGCTATCAGGGCCAAATCTCGGTCACGATTGTTGATCCGGAAACCGGATCTCCGATTGGCGCGATTACCGTGGGCGTTGACGCGGAAAGCCTTCTCTAAAGTCCAAACCTGACGGGTGCACTGAACGGATATGCAACACCATGGCGACCACTGAAATCAAATCTTCCGCCCTTAAGGGATGGTCCATTTTCACCAAGCTCAGCTTGTTGTTGGCAGCGGCAACGCTGGTGATCGTAACCTTCATCACCGTCGCAAACAAATTGATCATTGACCAAACCGTCCGGGAAGGTGTGCGTACCCTTGGTCAGAATGTCACCTATTCAGTCGCCTCGCGCAGCGGCGGGGCGATCCGTTTTGGCGATCAGGACAAGCTGCTCGCAGATTTGTCTTTGGTCATCGAAATGTCCGAAGGGCGCTCGCTGAACGGGATTGCGGTCAACGGGGACGGCAACCTGATTGCCTCCGCTGGCGACGCAGGTGAAGCGCAACTTGACCTGCTCTCCGAACTCGCTCTTGCGGCATTTGAGAGCAACGAGATGCAAGTGAGCGCCAATGGTGAAGCCTTTGCCGCTCCCGCCACCACCTCCAAAGGTGTCCCCGTTGGGGCGATTGCCATGACTTGGTCAAGCAAAGCAGCCATGATCGGCGCTCTTCAGCAACAAATGATTGCCTATGGCGCCGGTGCTGTGCTGTTTTTTGCGATGATGTTCATTGCCTCCATGGTCCTGCGCCGGATCGTCAGCGCTCCTTTGAAGGATCTCGGCACCAGCATCGTCGACATTGCCGCAGGGCAGTATGACAAGCCTGTCGAGTATCTGGAACGAGCGGATGAGGTGGGGCGCATCGCCCGAAATGTTGAAAACCTCAAGCAGCAGCTGGCCCTGGCACACGCCAAGGAAACAGAACGCGAAACCGCACAAGCCCATCAGAAACACGTCGTCGATGCCCTGAACAACGCGCTGAAAAGCATGTCTGACGGCGACCTTACCCAGGCGATTGATGATCCTTTTGCCGAGGAATACGAAACCCTGCGCCGCAACTTCAATACGACGCGAGCCACCATGGTCAGCATCATCGACTCCGTCATAGAGAGCAGCGAGCGCATTCGCTCAAGTGCGGAACAGATCAGCGTCTCGTCTGCTGACTTGTCTCAGCGCACCGAAAGCCAGGCTGCCACGCTTGAGGAAACCGCGGCCGCGATGGAAGAGCTCAACGGCAGCGTGCGCTCCGCAGCCGGTGGCGCGCGTGAAGTCGAAGGCATCATGGAAGAAACCCGTGCCACTGCCGAACAGAGCAGCAAGGTGGTTTCAGATGCAGTGGAAGCCATGTCCAACATTGAGGCCTCCTCGGTCAAGATCTCCAAGATTCTGACCATGATCGACGACATTGCATTCCAGACGAACCTCCTCGCGCTCAACGCAGGCGTCGAAGCCGCGCGCGCCGGCGAAGCAGGCCGTGGCTTTGCGGTTGTGGCCTCTGAGGTCCGCGCCCTCGCGCAACGGTCATCGGATGCCGCGCAAGAGATTAAGCACCTGATCGTCGAGAGCACGGAACAGGTTGGTGAAGGGGTGCGCCTTGTAGGCCGTACGGGTGAGGAGCTCGACAAGATCATCGGTCGTGTCGGGACGATCTC contains:
- a CDS encoding LysR family transcriptional regulator, with amino-acid sequence MIELKDLQLLTALARHQHFARAAEACHMSQPAFSMRIRSLEDKLGLSIVRRGNRFQGLTAEGQMIVERARGILDDAKALDQEIAAARGEVTGTLVIGVVPTATSYAAQLVDRMHQAHPRVFVRLEVTTSLSIQQRLYDGTLDVGVTYSDSVGRDDMSVTDLYDEAYVVFASEQMLSGHETQMSWRNAAQLPLSLLEPQMQNRRILDRIFADLDLRPEIVSESSGFMASLVMARAGSVATILPQALVEALGPLQGTRTLRLVDPEPSWPICLASVERQPELTTIRALKAVIAAGPL
- a CDS encoding PDC sensor domain-containing protein, which translates into the protein MRLVTTVAALLLAVPAIASDEFTPALEAYMNDEIMNWANAPEIVAAIKAQNDAHAGLTQTQIEEMDQAWRGTVATPQNDPIAPVLENPVADALRARIDASMGAMTEIFIMDEHGLNVAASDVTSDMWQGDEAKFQDTYGKGAGSVHISGVELDESTQRYQGQISVTIVDPETGSPIGAITVGVDAESLL
- a CDS encoding methyl-accepting chemotaxis protein, whose protein sequence is MATTEIKSSALKGWSIFTKLSLLLAAATLVIVTFITVANKLIIDQTVREGVRTLGQNVTYSVASRSGGAIRFGDQDKLLADLSLVIEMSEGRSLNGIAVNGDGNLIASAGDAGEAQLDLLSELALAAFESNEMQVSANGEAFAAPATTSKGVPVGAIAMTWSSKAAMIGALQQQMIAYGAGAVLFFAMMFIASMVLRRIVSAPLKDLGTSIVDIAAGQYDKPVEYLERADEVGRIARNVENLKQQLALAHAKETERETAQAHQKHVVDALNNALKSMSDGDLTQAIDDPFAEEYETLRRNFNTTRATMVSIIDSVIESSERIRSSAEQISVSSADLSQRTESQAATLEETAAAMEELNGSVRSAAGGAREVEGIMEETRATAEQSSKVVSDAVEAMSNIEASSVKISKILTMIDDIAFQTNLLALNAGVEAARAGEAGRGFAVVASEVRALAQRSSDAAQEIKHLIVESTEQVGEGVRLVGRTGEELDKIIGRVGTISGHVSGIATGAEEQSTTLNEINTGVSQLDQVTQHNAAMVEETTAASQVLRNDATQLARVVAIFKTGDTKRKSQSEPEAPTVAQADVSHAYAAEESPQEAPAADAQILQKKAVGWEDF